Proteins encoded together in one Amblyomma americanum isolate KBUSLIRL-KWMA chromosome 1, ASM5285725v1, whole genome shotgun sequence window:
- the LOC144113622 gene encoding NPC intracellular cholesterol transporter 2-like, with product MEVRRQLLLAALLLSSAACALGDWPQCDAPDGTTVNFEIEGCKPPGTCVLKKGTQANVTIHFKSKVASQGVKVKAYGVFHEVPLPFPLPQPDACKSGVTCPVQAQGSYTYRGSFPVKSAYPSISLNVKWELIDDASKNLVCQLIPVEISS from the coding sequence ATGGAGGTCCGCCGTCAGCTGTTGCTCGCCGCTCTGTTGCTGTCGTCTGCCGCGTGCGCTCTGGGCGACTGGCCCCAGTGCGACGCGCCGGACGGCACCACGGTCAACTTCGAGATCGAGGGCTGCAAGCCGCCCGGCACCTGCGTTCTGAAGAAGGGCACCCAGGCCAACGTGACCATCCACTTCAAATCCAAGGTGGCCAGCCAGGGCGTCAAGGTCAAGGCGTACGGCGTGTTCCACGAGGTGCCCCTGCCGTTCCCGCTGCCGCAGCCGGACGCCTGCAAGAGCGGAGTGACCTGCCCCGTGCAAGCGCAGGGCAGCTACACCTACCGCGGCTCGTTCCCCGTCAAGTCGGCCTACCCGTCAATCTCGCTGAACGTCAAGTGGGAGCTCATCGACGACGCGAGCAAGAACCTCGTCTGCCAGCTGATCCCCGTCGAGATCAGCAGCTGA
- the LOC144113623 gene encoding uncharacterized protein LOC144113623 produces the protein MGSSPGTRACYAAAGIFTLSGFLLSGASVAIVMMIVRDDKLDEQLWTAAVLVVGVSFGVLCLGILVCACAMCKRMAASQAALDKAEAVREQGAKRRLPPAAAFPAGHVAAVRVWSTAGSLDPLLPGQVAAGESPSEAEDDEQPREEVA, from the coding sequence ATGGGGAGCAGCCCGGGCACGCGAGCCTGCTACGCAGCGGCCGGCATCTTCACGCTGTCGGGCTTCCTGCTGTCAGGCGCCAGCGTGGCCATCGTGATGATGATCGTGCGCGACGACAAGCTCGACGAGCAGCTCTGGACGGCCGCCGTGCTCGTGGTGGGCGTCAGCTTCGGCGTGCTCTGCCTGGGCATCCTGGTGTGCGCCTGCGCCATGTGCAAGCGCATGGCCGCCAGCCAGGCGGCGCTGGACAAGGCCGAGGCAGTGCGCGAGCAGGGCGCCAAGCGGAGGCTTCCGCCGGCCGCCGCCTTTCCGGCGGGACACGTGGCTGCCGTGCGCGTCTGGAGCACGGCCGGCTCGCTGGACCCGCTGCTGCCCGGACAAGTGGCCGCCGGAGAGAGCCCCTCCGAGGCCGAGGATGACGAGCAGCCCCGCGAGGAGGTCGCCTAg